Proteins encoded together in one Lathyrus oleraceus cultivar Zhongwan6 chromosome 5, CAAS_Psat_ZW6_1.0, whole genome shotgun sequence window:
- the LOC127084786 gene encoding NADH dehydrogenase [ubiquinone] iron-sulfur protein 2, whose product MAQEHAHSSAVERLLNCEVPLRAQYIRVLFREITRISNHSLALTTHAMDVGASTPSLWAFEEREKLLEFYERVSGARMHASFIRPGGVAQDLPLGLCRDIDSFTQQFASRIDELEEMSTGNRIWKQRLVDIGTVTAQQAKDWGFSGVMLRGRAT is encoded by the coding sequence ATGGCCCAAGAACACGCTCATTCTTCAGCCGTAGAGAGACTTTTGAATTGCGAGGTACCATTACGAGCTCAATATATACGAGTGTTATTCCGTGAAATAACTCGAATTTCAAATCATTCACTTGCTTTAACTACTCATGCTATGGATGTGGGAGCATCAACTCCGTCCCTGTGGGCTTTTGAGGAGCGGGAGAAATTGTTGGAATTCTATGAAAGAGTCTCGGGAGCCAGGATGCATGCCAGTTTCATACGACCTGGTGGAGTGGCACAAGATCTGCCTCTTGGCTTATGTCGAGATATTGATTCCTTCACACAACAATTTGCTTCACGTATCGACGAATTAGAAGAGATGTCAACCGGCAACCGTATCTGGAAACAACGATTAGTGGATATTGGTACTGTCACTGCACAGCAAGCAAAGGATTGGGGATTCAGTGGTGTAATGTTAAGAGGTCGTGCGACATGA